TGTCATTCACTTTGACGATCTGCCAAACGATAGGAGCTCAGAATTCACTTTAGGCTGCTTTTCACACAACCCCATTGGCGTTCAACGTAAAGAGCCTCTGAAACTCTCGAGAACCTAACGTTCTCTTAACCTTCCACAATTACAGCTCCATCGGGAAAACCCTCTCGATGCGAAATAGGAAATGGACCGAACGTGTATGCAACTCCCCTACCCGTAAAAAAAGCATCGCGAATGCTCGATTGACCCGAGAACTTCTCTGCATTCTCATCCTACGTCAATACGTTGAATGGGCGAAAATGAGGATGCcgagatgaaaaaattaataatgcAGTCGCGTAGGACGCCTAGGAGATCATGCGGGATTTTCTCCTCCACGTTGTTTTGTGTCCTACTGAACCAATTCGGCATATTTGGGGGAGGTTCACCTGCGATGTGCACGAGGGTTAGATTTGAGCTGGGCCCTTTCCAATTGTTCGCGAAGGGGTTGGAATTCGGAAGGAGAAGAGGTCAAATGGTTAGTGGGTGCTTGAAATGGGCCCACAATGAAAAAGACTGGATAATATCCAGACAAATTGAGCTGACAAGGGTTTCAGAGCGCAAAGGAAATGAAGGAAACGAAAAACGATGAAAATTTGGCAGGATTctcattgtaaatgtcttatatATTATTGTCGTTCATTAAAAATGTTAGAAGTAAGCTCCGTCTGAATATCGATGGACGACAACCAACAATACACCTTCCTCTATAGGTGGTCATGAAGTAGTTAGATGTCGTATTGCTGGAAGTAAAACTCCCGATCGATGGCTAAAATAGATTCTATGGATGAAATCAACCAGCTGATAGAGGTTATAAAGCTGGGTCTATTCTGCTGTAGTATTCGCTAAAGTTAAAGGTCTACGAATACACTTCAGAGGTTTTTGAAGTTTAGAGGTATCAGCTGAGAGCTAATAAGGAAGTTTAAGACTAGTTTGCagcaaacgcacttagtgttaagtgtcccttaaaatgaacccttaactttaATTatgttgcaccaactgttaagtgacatttgaatggctaaagctagccttaaatttaagcgttcctgtaatgaccacttaggtatttaagggcgggattctaacctaaaataatttgttgaactggctgcagaacttcccatttttgatggattttgaaaattgaatgaattcattactgaataccaagccttttcttttgcctttattgtaatgccatcagtcttttttaattttcaatttggtatcacaaatcatactatagttggcaacaaactcttttcttctgttgagaagttgagtgcccttcgtaaattaacaccacttgcttggcaataattctccgtattcgtactaacaagggcaataaggacattttcttcatgtTCCTCTTTAACATTAGTGAAACAAATttacacaagaccttacaaagaaagtgttgtacttatataaacttaggtaacttttatttgacaatcattatcattatcaatattaatactaattcaacaacaaaaagttgttactctttgataatgttataataatatccttgacaccgactgacaggacaattaagttaggttaatgaaatgacaacgatcatcggcaaccgacgaggagctaaatgctcatacTCGTACCGGCGTTGCCACGTCTGTCGTCTACTTTTTAAGccacagaacatttgaaaactTCAACTGTTCATCTCTGACAGCCTGTCAACTCATTTCACAtgtcttatttatttttattttgttatcagagaccggttattatttacatttttcattaatattctttgtgaaattgtggTAATAATTATATCAGAAAATCTGTATTGAATAGATGACCAATGCAACACAAATAACAGGGTTGCAATCACTTACAACATGATTAACAACATTAACAACAAGAAGTTTTCAGCGGAACGTTAAATTAAACTGATATATCTACATAtaacaacataagggtcctgtaacgttcctcgaacaactgaagaacattagaatcattacttggaagactgaacctggtcgaaagaccctcttGGTCAAAACAAAGATTTGGACCATTATAGGCCCCTCCAACCTTCTAGcctcacaaaaattgtggaGACAAGCAAAAGCGTCATTACAAGTAAAACTCCTCACTTGacgaatattttcgttgtttcaaAGTATAAAAGAGTGGTATTTAACTTCATCTAGAGCTCTAAGAATATATATTTGGCAATCTGTAATAGATAaatagatatatgaaaagtaagttgatattaaacttttgatatgataactatcatcatcatatatcaagatttctgaattaactataaattttctttcagtgaatacaAAGAGTAcccaatttattgaaattttgaaaacaaatcaagaaGTGGCGGATTTTATTCCCAGAAGATAAGCCAGATGTACGAAAGCATTCAGAGCGTAGCAGCCTACAAATACTTTATAATTAGCCTTTTACCTAGGTTactctataaaatatttggaacatAATATTCGaggaaaatatttcacaaaagggTTAGCACAGATGAATTGATGTATATTTAGAGAAGGGAATAATGACCAACCTGTAATAAAATACTGCTTTGAGGATTGTGAAACTCTGGATCCATATGGAATGCGTCTAGTAGACCATTGTTCCTGGCCTTTATTTCTACAGCGTTTGTACGGGTAATAAGagatggaatgaatattttctcaaaatgtaaatacgtaatattatgtaatttagttgtattaaatattcttgaaaagatgcactgtttcattgaaaaggtgtattcaatataggtatatataaaaCAGGAACACTATAGTAGtagtaataaactttattgaaacaatgtttccaAGGGTTAACAACTCAGGTCTTCCTGCCCAGGAAcactataaaaatataatcgataCAAAATAGAACTAGTTAGaaaaacagcataaatataatgagtataaataaaaatataactagtATAAGTCAGCTCTCCTAATAATAGCAGTTTTGTTGTCTCCTCGTCAAGTAATTCGAGTGAAGCTTCTTATGCTGAAATACAGAAATTTCTtccggaataaaaaaaaaacttaacactgtttcctcggcctccacatccaacaacacaacgagaaaatggcataattattcacttcctGCTAATATACTGTGTGACTTTCCCAAGatattgaatactttcattaccaTTACTGGCATTAATAACGCACATTTAACACTAAAGAATCACTAGGATTAACACCACCATCAAATTGAAAACCAAAAATAATGCATTTCAATGTACGTATTTTaaataaaagtaaaataatattccaaatgatGTGTTATTTTTGCCTACACAACACctcacaattttattttgacatcTATCTGACAGCTGGTTGAAGTTTCAGTACCGAAGTTGACAGTTTCAGTATGAGAGGTAGACGTGGCAACGCCGGTACGggtatgagcatttagctcctcgtcggcaaccggccaaccaatagctgtattcgggttcggcttttggacggtccgaggatggttctagaactgcgcagaggattttatactagggcgcaacagttttgcgcagtcctagaacaattctcggaccgtccaaaagccgaacccgaatacagctatagAAATGACTTTATTGGATTAGGATGAAGTtgtaccaaaataaaaaactgaaatatcactagatataaaaacttaagggccccttacttaagattctgttaagccacagtcgtgcaactgggaataaaattaagcgtcccttaacttaaaacgaggcttagttaagtactccttttaaggaggattggtgcaaacgggcctaagagTTTATTGTGTTATTAATTATATCCCTTGTGTGTTGGAAGATTTTTCTAATTAACACGATAACTCCAACAAAAACTTTAGAAATCCAGTGACCCATTCAGTCTCTTCCTTTAATTCGAACGTTTCTGCTCTCTCTCTATCGACTGCTTGATTTCCGTAAAATGCGGCTCCTGCAATCTCAGAACACGCTGCCATGCTTCAACTTAAACCACgtttgaaatttaaatgtgaataattcgaaaacgaatggcttgaatgaaaaagaaTACGCTGAACTCAGAATAGAAAGACCTTTCATATGAGGTATCACTATTACCCCATCTAccttattcaaaatataggtCATAGGGTTTAGCACTTCGTTTTGAATGGCCCACTCAGTATATTATTATTACGTGAAGAAAATTCGTACTCGACCTAAGATTCACTTCAAAATGATGATGAATTCTTGACTGAGCCTTATtgggaatttaaaaaaaaatgttacgcATTCGATCGAACATCTAGGAacatttttcctttctttttttcATCTATTTTCCGTTTTTCAGGAGCGGATGAGGAGAGAAAGTACGGAGACCGCTGCAACGAAACAGAACCGTGCAGTTTCGAAGGATCTTTCTGCGACAAGGGCAAGTGCTATTGCCGTCCAGAATTTCCAGTCACCAATCAGGTGGATAAATGTGGAGAAGGTAAATGAACCCATTCAACGCTCTCTTAAAGATTCCAACAAGAATTCTATTGAAAACGTGACTCATACTGAATATATGTCCTCATGTCTTCTGTCCTTTTTTCTAGACCTTCGTTGAAACTCGAAACGCTACAGGAAAAAGGGAGGTGAACGCATTTCATGTCGTAGTCCCATAAAACCCCCTCATTAAGCAAAATTGAATGGGGAGGCAGGCTATCAACATTGCGCCCTCCCTGAgtattatgacattgttgaagTTATCCGACGCTGAAACGTTACTTCGCCATTGTATATACATCCATTCGACGAAATATGGGTTGTTTCAGACGGGGTGATGTTACGCTCATTTAAAGTCCTGCCAAACGAAGTAATACAGTTTTGTTCTCTTGTTCTATTGCGCTCCTTAATCAGTACTCAGGATGTCGTCAAATCTGACGTCCTAAGTAGCAAAAAAGTCTACTGGCATCAGCGGAGATTTACTGATTCTCACTACCCTCCTAGTTTCCATCAACTTGCAGTGATGCTAGGATGTAGAAATATACCCTAGCGCCATCTAGGCGGAAATGAGACTCAACTCAATGCACTTCCTTAACTGTAAAAGAAAAGATGGCAGCTTCTATGCACTTGCTGGTTGAACATTCTTCGTCAACCCTTCGAAAGGTAGATTGGCGAAGAATCGACATTTTCATTGGCAGAATGGGTCCACCAATGTCGATACAAAGCCATTAGGTTATCGCGGAAATGTTCGGGAAGCCCTTGGCTACCCCATTTTCCGTAACAGCTTTTGCCACTTTCTTATCAGTCGGCGAGGAGGAAATAAGGCGGTAAATTATTTGGAAGGGGTGAAGGGGCATGAGATGAAAGCTCTTTATTAGCAAGAAGGAGGTGGGATAGAGATGTAAGGACACAGTTCTACTTATGCCGATCTTAATTTCTCGAAACTTTCTCCGTAGAGCTCCGGGGATGAAGTTGGATGATTTCTCGTTATTTTCTCCTCATTTAATGTTATCTGGTTTACGCCGCCACTGAATCCTAGCAGTTTCCAAGCAGCTTGTCGTGGGCATAGAAATATTCTTAAATTCACGGATAAAACACAATGAATATTAGTGATGATGGTAACGTGTTGTTGAATGGTATATTTTTCAACGTTTAAGCAACGTTTCTCACTTCTTCCTGAATGTACCTTCGAAGAGAGCACGTTACGAGTTGAATTATATACGTTGATTATACGTTAAATCAACGTATGGTTGAATTTAGGTTATAATATTCAAGAAGTAACCTCTTATCAATGTTCCTACCACCTTAAAAACATTGGGGACGCCCTAAACGTTTATTTTGAGCCAAGAAGAAAAGCTTTTCTATTGGTGGTTACAGTAACGTGTTTTTGAATGGTTTCTTTTTCAACGTTGATGAAACGTTCCTCATCCTACTGAATAAACGTTGGACAAGTACGATAAGTACAGGTCTTTTCACTAACGAGTGGATTATACGTTAAATCAACGTATGGTTGAATTAAGGTTATAATACTCAAGAAGTAACCTCTAATCAACGTTCCTACCACCTTAAAAAACATTAGGAACCCCCTAAACGTTTATTTTGAGCCAAGAAGAAAAACTTATTTTATTGGTGGTTACATTAACGTGTGTTATGGAATGGTTTCTTTTTCAACGTTGATACAACGTTCCTTAGTTCTTACTGAATAAACGTTTGAAAAGCACGATAAGTACACGTGGCTCCACTTACGAGTTGATTATACGTTAAATCAACGTATGGTTGAATTTAGGTTATAATATTCGAGGAGTAACCTCTAATCAACGTCCCTACCACCTGAAAATACATTGGGAACTCCCTAAACGTTTATTTTGAGCGAAGAAGAAAagcttttttttattgttggttATAGAAACGTGTTGTTGAATGGTTTCTTTTTCAACGTTGATGTAACGTTTCTTAGTTCTTACTGAATAAACGTTGGAAAAGCACGATAAGTACACGTGCGTCCACTAACGAGTTGATTATACGTTAAATCAACGAATTTAGGTTATTATTCAAGAAGTAACCTCTAACCAACGTCCCCACCATCTTGAAATACATTGGGAACCCTCTGAAGGTTTGTtttgggccaagaagagaagcTTTTTTATTGGTAGTTATAGTAACGTCTTGTTGAATGGTTTCTTTTCAACGTTGATGTAACTTTCCTCACTTCTTACTTAATAAACGTTGAGGAAGCACGATAAGTACAAGTCTTTCCACTAACGAGTTGATTATACGTTAAATCAACGTATGGTTGAATTTAGGTTATAACTTATAACATTTAACTATATACGTATAATACACGTGTATTCTTTCATTGGGAATCTCCTAAACGTTCATTATAGCTCCAATATTCTATTAGTGGCACGACAAGACGACAGAGTCAAATAATTGTGATAGACTTCAGTCCGATATAATTAACCGGTGCTTGTGTTTCATCGAAAATCGATCTAACCGCCGTTTATACTCGGCGTGGAAGAAATTTGAAGGGGGATCTAGACGACCTCGTTTCCTTCGATTGCACGTCATACATACCCTCTTTACCCGTGCTTAAAAACTCGAGACAAaggctttgttttggttcgcactttaggcggttccgaatcggttcaaagtagtggaaCAGCAATGCTATGGGAAGCCACACAcatgctacgcgcgagcttacgctgaataaataaatgtgcgactgttttgaaccgttctggaaccatcctaaaagcgaaccaaaacaggcctaaATGGGAAAACGCGAAAAACTTAATACCAACGACACCGGAATGCATGCTGAAATTACCAAACTTTCCGAAGTTTACGGTTAAAAGCGCCACCTCGTGGAGGGTTAATATCGACAGGTGCCACCGCATAGAATTATTGACCTGTTGTGTCGCATTCCTAGCCCCAGTTCGTGGAAAAAGTTCAACCGACGTTTGCCTTTGTTGTTGAGGAGACCAATTTTCCCGCCTATTCGCTCGGCCGTGTGCTTAGGGTTTCGTGCCATTTGCGATAAAACGCCGGTGGAGGGAAGTTTTACACACCAGAGGTGGCGCCAGGAGTGATTTTTTCTAAATTCTTGACATTTTTTTGACTGACCCCTtcgttttgggattttttcgaaggtcaacctCTCAACACTCATTCCCCAGCAAAATcaccgtagatctaaatgttatacatattgtTAAAGAAGAACTCTTGTGGTAATCAGTAGTCTACGTCAAAAATTGGAATTAAAATTACAATAATTTCCACTTCAGTAGAAAAAATGGCAGCTCTTGACGtatgtcttttttcaatttcaccaggatacgaattgtagccaatggctagacttttctagaaattttttcatgtggaaattcatagaagagataagtttacctcggaaagttaataacatgaatgaatatttgttcgtcaatgaaaaaattttttttatttttgtttcctttaaacgaatcaaaaaatttctgactttccgagctGACAAACTGACTgaattgaataataatgaaaaccccatataaattagtggtttctgacgtgagatattcatttcccctttttgaactgaccactaaaacgttGTAGTCCCTCCTTATCTCACTCAATCTAGTTCCGTTACATTATTTCTCCTCGAAATTCAACGCTCATTAGGTGGATGAGCATCATACAGCTCCAGCAAAAAAATTTCCtacaaaaaaataacttttttttttcagccgTACGCGTGAACGAGTCCTGTTTCTTCAACGAACAGTGCGAGACGGTCACGCCGCAAACGGAATGCAGGGACGGCGTCTGCATCTGTCGTTTCGAGAAGATAGCCGTGCTCAAGTCGGACGGCAAGGTGGAATGCGAAGGTAAGTCGGAAAATGTGCCCCATATTAGAAACGGGCGGTCGTAAATCATCCCCGAGCAATTTCGGCTGCGGCGTTGTCTAATAGGGGAGGAAAATTGCGTTTTGATTATCTCCGTCTGCTGCTAACCCACCGGAAGTGAGTCGAGAGGCCTTATTTCGAGAGATTTCGAGTGTGTGGCAAGTTTTAATTGGCTGGGAGATGTTTTGAGGAGGGTGTCAACGTAAAATACTTGTAGATTGTCACTAGGAGGGTGATTTTTGTTTACCACAGCCTGTAAGTGTAAAATTCCGGAGTGACGCCATGAATCCGAATGTTTCCATGCTCCCTCTGTCCGCTTGCGCTTGCAATATGCGCGAGAATTTTACCAGTTCTCAAGAGGTTCGGTTAGTAGATAGAGTTGATCAGATGACGAGTTAAGGCTTGGTTCTTCAGCTCACACCGCATCTAATACTACAATATTGGTCTCTGGTAGATTTTTGAACTCATGAAATTCAGTGTCCACTTGAAATATTCACATCGCCAAAATGCAAATCTTACAGTCGAAGAATAAATAACAGATGACATCTTCCTCTTATACCCATCCAACATTTTTCTCATTTAGATGGCGGATGAGATGTTGAAATTACCAAAACCACGACGGAGTCACTCCATATCGCGGAAACTTTTCCGTCCAAATATGGAATGAACGTTCATTAAAACCGAGTTGGCTATCGTCCAAATTAGGGGTTGTGTTTCAGCGTTTCCCTTATTTCCTTTCCTTTCAAATGACGCGCTTATCTTGGACAGCTGTCAGCCGCACGAACTGGCATTTGGGGATACGCTCTCGTGCATAGATGGATAAAGAACGACCGCtaaaaaaatgagaatttgGAGGCATCCTCAGGCGTTTTTTGCTCTGGACTCTACCGTATTAGAGGATTAAAAGGGAATAAGaaggattaattcagatgctgatatgaatatcaacaaatgttacgatctgaattgaactagccaatttgccatcttCAGGGCCCTAAATgaagtacgctccatcgaagagaagcagatgctgaccgtggtttcggtctcatttgacctcgtcagagcaacacagcttcttctccgatgaaGAACGTTTGGGattgatggactcttattcaatactggcaagcgctactgagtactatccagtaacacagagcGTCACCCAGTTTGAAAcgatatccgattcaatcccctccaggcgtgatcattcttgatTAAAAGGGAAGTTTTTAGGTTTTGGGATTGCAGCTCCAATGATATTCAGAGTTTTTGCTATTTATACACGATAGACTGAGAAAAAATTCATAATGAgcttttatttcgaaaacatcaaGTCAGTCCTCTTCCCGTTCGTCCTGGTATCGTCGCCAAATTGTGTGGTCGAACCGCGACCGGATACTATTTCCAAGGCCACATAGATGCGCGTAGAAAACAAGCTCTAACCTACGGCAGATTGAAAGGTGATCCAGATCGGATGCTATAGGGATTCAATTTGGACCGACGGATGGCGTATTATTGAAGACATTCCTCTCGCATTTCCTCGGTGACGTAACGGGTACACCTGCGACCGTAGGTAGGAACAAATAACGTCTAGATTTCGCTTAGGAATCTATGGCATCGGCTCGTTTTACACATTTCGCTTCAGGTTTGGCACGAAGAGGAGTTTGGAGTATTTCATTTGAACTAGTCGGTATATACTCTGATTTCGTGGGCAACTTGCAACCTCAGGTTAAACCAGCCCCGTCCTGTTCTTCTCCTCCTGGTAGTAGTTCGAATCATGGCGTGAAAGCCCTTGGGGAGACGAAAGAAAGGCGTGCTAAGGAGTAAAAGCCAAGTAAAGCCCGagaaaattgggatttttgacGTTTACTAATAGCAAATCTAAACAATGACGTTTCTTACAAAAGCAGGTTAACGTGGCGCTGATTCTATTCATAGAGCGAAGAATGTAGTGTTTTGACTTCGGTATTAATGAAACTGTTGAGGGCAATCGACCCTTAGAGGTGGATCTACCAAAAAGGGTTACTTGTGGGAACTAGGATTTGATGACAGGTGATCCAATAAGTGCTTTACGATGTTTATATTGTCCCAACACTCATAGACCCTAAGGCCAGATAGCCTTTATTGGTATTATCTCATATTTTTTGTTGGAACGAGTACAGGATGATTCCAATCTAATCATTCTTCTCGGCGTGAGAATGAAATTTTATGTTAGGTAGTGCTCTCATCTCGCTCATCCGGATTGTATACAGTTATCCCTCAAGCGGCTAAATTAAATTTCATCCAGATACCGCGTATTTATTCCAAGCTCCTTTATTCTACGAAGATCTGAGGCTGTGAGTTACATTATTCCTCCTCGGGATAGATGGCCTGGGGAGGAATACGTAACTGTCTCTTTTGCGACCGACGAATCGTCTTGTTAATCATTCGTCGGTTGTTCCGTCGGCGGGATTCCAACGTATGTATCCATAGCCTACTTGGAAGGAAAGAGGCCGAAAGGTTAGACGTTGCCGATGTTACAGTCTCTGGTTTTTTGAATCTTGATTATTTGTCGAGCTGGTAGGTTTTCTGCTAGTAGTTCAAATAACAGTTAGTTACAATGAGCCGTAGTTCCTGCTTATAGTAGTTCAAATGACTTATAGTTGTTATAGAGATGGCTCTGGGTTATCCcacgaatgaaataaaatacgaTCTGAACATGGGTAGAAAACCTATCGATGATTTTAAAATGTTTAAAAACTGTTTTTGGAGAATTCCGAATTGGAATAAGAATGGGAGCCACCTATACGAGAATAATTCTATTTTGAATCACCTGCCTAACACACAAGGGCACCACAAATATTTATCTTGAAAACGCAACAACCAGGAAAGTCTACCGTAAACATTAGCATATTTATTGCGCATATCTGTCATAACGATTTATATGGAACGCGGCATAGTCGGCATAGGGATCCCCTTTTTCAATTCCGATCCTACGATATACGACTTTAACGCACGGGGAATAACAGCGGCATCATCGTTCTTTCTTCATTCCGACCTTTCAAGAATGCCCCTTATTTTTTGCAGTGCCGGTGCAGACCTCTACCCACCCGGGAAAATACGTCGATCCCGCCATGATAGGGATCCTGGTCGCCATGTTTTTTATGTTCATCACGATCTGCGTCGTCCTTCGACTGTTCAGCAGGTAAGTCGCATGACGGTAGAAAAACGAGGGACGTTTGAGGtcgaatttaaaatttgaagcgtttcgtttctattgcacaagttggcaacatcgaccgaaatatccgttgataataaaggacaacaaatacactatcttgatgagatagacgaaGATGGCTGTTCATAAAGTCTGCGACGAATGGGATTCTTATGGTCGGTTTCTGTTGAGGcttgccagtgagtacgcgcttttcaacagctgttatttaatgaacaagccattgttcttttaattttctagtaggcgcagTTGCCAAAtcgaaacgaagcgatttaaattttaaaacctcatatttgaagaatgatttcgaaCAGTTTCATCGGTGCATCTGAAAAAttgatgaatgaaaattattcagtttaaacttgcttGTGCTGTGATAATCCAAATTGGGGAGAATCCCCCATTGGTTCGGTTTTGATCGCGCTTAATCAAATACGGCCGCAGCGCCATAATTAACGGGAATCTCGAAGTCCATCCGGCCTAAATTGGCCCATTAATCCAATTGCTATTTTATTGGCCGCTGGGTTCATATAATATAACTTATCGCTGGATTTATGGACCATAAAGGCGATTGTGAGTGGTCGCAGCAATCGTGGAGAGTCAATTCGATGGAATATATCGGCTCTGATTAAATGTAGAAGAATTATGAACTTCGTTATTTGTTGTTAAGATCTCCTATCTTGGGCTAGAAATTGTGAGGGAATATTCTTAAAAATGGATAGGCCCCATCGAGATATGAACAGATGGGCGCGCCACCTATCGCCGGGTAGAAGAATGTTCCACCTAAACCTCTGTAGATAACTGTCGAATGGTTGTGAAGGCCACGATCGCTCATAGAAtatggtaaattgaatattcacgAGCCTATCTATGGGCAGATCGATAATCGATATCGTCAACCATAACAATAATGGTCATAACCCAGGTAACTCCTGTTGCGACCGCTAAACACAATGCTTCCCTTCCAAATGTGAAACCCATCACAAAATATCGAAATGAATACGTAATAGATATCATTAACTGGAAACATTTTCGATCGATTCTTAAAGCCCGCTCCATTATCGGTAGGGACTGATATCTGAGTTTTTCGCGGAGCTGGTAATCGATAAATATATGGTGGTCGGTGCGTGTCATACGAACCCGTAATAATTGCGGATAATATTCGAAATGACGgtgtttttagtttttgcgtTAGGAAGCCTGCACGCAATTTCCCTTTTACGACGGGGGCAAGAAAGTTGGAAAGTTCTGTTGACGAAATGAGGAAACTTCTTCTGTGACTTTTATTATGTAGCGGATATTGTGAACAATTTCCTTTGAACTCTATGGAACATAGAGTtctcatagagttcaatgacatGTG
The window above is part of the Coccinella septempunctata chromosome 8, icCocSept1.1, whole genome shotgun sequence genome. Proteins encoded here:
- the LOC123318972 gene encoding uncharacterized protein LOC123318972 isoform X3, whose amino-acid sequence is MKFGLLGAPPPLVLVLLFWALWGGASPQGRGTHRGADEERKYGDRCNETEPCSFEGSFCDKGKCYCRPEFPVTNQVDKCGEAVRVNESCFFNEQCETVTPQTECRDGVCICRFEKIAVLKSDGKVECEVPVQTSTHPGKYVDPAMIGILVAMFFMFITICVVLRLFSRARWRENRTIFNTPNPRLMNVSLLRENKLLHGERRGSKTSMRGPSRQPSMASLRPHSPNSQGRV